In Luteitalea sp., the following are encoded in one genomic region:
- a CDS encoding tyrosine-type recombinase/integrase, which translates to MLERYFARPQTVDRIRASWLGPAIEQCAIWLIERGHAARNLARYVPIQMHFGAFAQARGATRYEDLPAYVDSFVSDRIARPDHRRAPGAPRPRLTQEIRWPIEQMLRLVVPGFVGHTRHRVLHEPFAESVPGFFAYLRGERGLREETVVQYAHHLCQLEAYLRGIGLEDLRALSPVIVSGFFTDRSGLHRTRVRDRCGIVRVFLRYLHRQGLVARDLSGTVEAPSVYRLATIPRSITWDEVRRMLDTVDRRTVVGRRDYAMLLLLVTYGLRAREVAALTLDDVDWRHDRLRVPERKAGHSTAYPLSPLVGQAILAYLKTGRPTTSSRRIFFRTLAPCEPITHSAVSCRAAHYLRQAEIVVPRPGSHTLRHTCVQRLVDAGWPLKPIGDYVGHRSPSSTEIYSKVAVEALRDVAYGDKEEVI; encoded by the coding sequence ATGCTGGAGCGCTACTTCGCCCGCCCACAGACTGTCGATCGGATTCGTGCATCATGGCTTGGCCCAGCGATCGAGCAGTGCGCGATCTGGCTGATTGAGCGTGGTCACGCGGCCAGGAATCTCGCGCGGTATGTACCGATTCAGATGCACTTTGGCGCGTTCGCGCAGGCGCGAGGCGCAACGCGTTACGAAGATCTCCCGGCGTACGTCGATTCATTCGTTAGTGACCGGATAGCGCGACCGGATCACCGGCGCGCTCCTGGGGCTCCGCGACCACGCTTGACGCAGGAGATCCGCTGGCCCATCGAGCAGATGCTCCGATTGGTGGTGCCGGGATTTGTGGGCCACACGCGTCATCGGGTCCTCCATGAGCCATTCGCGGAGAGCGTGCCAGGGTTTTTCGCGTACTTGCGTGGCGAGCGTGGACTGCGGGAGGAGACCGTCGTTCAGTATGCCCACCACCTCTGCCAGCTCGAAGCCTATTTGCGCGGGATTGGGCTGGAGGACCTCCGAGCCCTGTCCCCGGTGATCGTGAGCGGATTCTTCACCGATCGTAGCGGGCTGCACCGGACGCGTGTTCGCGATCGATGTGGCATCGTCCGAGTGTTTCTCCGGTATCTGCATCGGCAGGGCCTCGTCGCCCGCGACCTGAGCGGCACCGTCGAAGCGCCATCCGTGTACCGATTGGCGACGATCCCGCGGTCGATCACTTGGGACGAGGTGCGCCGCATGCTCGACACAGTCGATCGGCGTACGGTCGTGGGTCGTCGTGACTACGCGATGCTGCTGCTTCTGGTGACCTACGGTCTGCGGGCACGGGAGGTCGCTGCGCTCACGCTGGACGACGTGGACTGGCGTCATGATCGATTGCGCGTCCCCGAGCGCAAGGCGGGGCACTCGACGGCGTATCCGTTGTCGCCACTCGTGGGCCAGGCAATCCTTGCGTACCTGAAAACGGGCCGACCTACGACGTCCTCCCGCCGGATCTTCTTTCGTACGCTCGCGCCGTGCGAGCCGATTACTCATTCGGCCGTGTCCTGTCGCGCGGCCCACTACCTCCGGCAGGCAGAAATTGTCGTCCCGCGTCCAGGCTCGCATACGTTGCGACACACCTGCGTCCAGCGCCTCGTCGATGCGGGGTGGCCGCTCAAGCCCATCGGGGACTACGTCGGGCACCGCAGTCCGTCATCGACGGAGATCTACAGCAAGGTCGCGGTCGAGGCCCTGCGCGACGTGGCGTACGGCGACAAGGAGGAAGTCATATGA